AACGTCTAGATCCTTCTGGGTTGTGCTTTTCAAGTCATACGCAGAGTCATAGTGACTCTAGAGCCCTGAACGAACCGGAAAGATACGTCTATGTTATTAGTGATTATAtgttcaaacttttattttttaacaattttgacaaaataaCAGTTTGCACACATATATGCAACAATGTCAAACTTTGCACGCAATATGCCTTTACAAATGAGAACttataatttcaataataattaacTATAACACAATTACGCATACCACAACAATATCCTATTACACTACTCATCATCACTGTAATCAACTTCGTTGTCATCTTCATCGTTGGAGTCATCATCAATGAACTCACACTCATCCAAGTCGTCCATTTCAGGAAGATCTCTTGGGCCAATGATAGAAGCATCAATTGTCATTCCCTCCACATCATCTCGACCCCAACGAAGGTCATCCCTACCAACATCAGGACTAGTGACAGAGTACGGGATGTTCTCAAGAAACTCATTCATGTCATCCTCATCACAATGGGGCCCAATACCTACATCAAATACATCTCTGGCTTTCGTTTTAACGACAACATACCAATCTTTCTGCCTTTTATCTTCAACATAAAAAACTTGTGTAGCTTGAGACGCCAACACATATGGTTCATGCACCATTTCCTCCCCACCATGTACGGAATGATTAACATTCACCATAGGAAATCCAAACTCATCAGTCTTATATCCCCTCCTATTTTGATCATCAACTCATTTACACTTAAATAACACATGTTTGATATTGCTAGAATAATTCAACTCAATGATATCTGTCAACACACCATAGTACGTATTGTCACCTTTAGTGGCAACACTAACTCCACTATTTTGCGTTTTTCTATTTCCCTCGACATTcaaactcctaaattttaaccCATTTATGACATAATGTTTCAGCCGATTTACTGAAGTATATGGCCCTTTCGAAAGCGTGACAAGTGTATTAGTAAGTCCACTTTTTTCCCTATCAGCAGCAGTCATTGACATCACCTAATATAATCAAACAAATTAATTGAGTCTAATTAGTACCGTCATTCTACTTATGGGAAAGTTGCAAGGTTAAGAAGTTGAATATATGACACGTACGTGAGATCTAAACCAGCCACAAAAGTTCTCCATGTGGTGCTTATGAATAGTAGCATTGGATATACGATCGTGGCCTTTTTGAAGTTCATCCTTCGTCAAACTTTTGTGCATCCTACATGAGATGGCAATTGTATTAGTGTTAATACACATAGCGCACATTGGATTCTCGTGCAATTGTATTGATGTCCATAGTACTTACTCACGAAACTGGTAAATGTTCTCAGAATTGAATAGCACATAGCGATGAGCTTGGGTCAATTCCCTATTGTCTAGTGCCACACTTGAAACCGCCCCTGTTGACTCCTCCATTGTCCTTGTGGGTCGTGAGAATATAGTTTCAACTCCTTCCATATACCGTGAACAAAACGTTAAACATTCCTCCACTATGTAGCCTTCGGCAATACACCCTTCTAGAGCAACCCTGTTTCTTACATAAGACTTAAGGCGTGAGAGGTACCTATAATACGCATGACAAGGTTAGTAATTGACACTAGCTATTACAAAGCACACATGAAACCTCATACTGTACATGTATTACCTATGACTTACCTCTCAATGAGGTACATCCAACGATACTGAACTGGACCACCAATCTTGGCTTCAGTAGCCAAGTGCATGACCAAATGTACCATCACAGTGAAGAAAGATGGAGGAAATATCTTTTCCAATTCACACAACATCACTGTAATGTCTGCCTCAGCACTCGCAATATCAAACACCGTAAGAGTTTTCGAACAAATTTTCGTAAAGAAACAAGCTAACTTTATCAAAGGCCTAATAACGTGCGATGACAAAGATCCTCGTAAAGCAATTGGAAGGAGTTGTTGCATCAGGATGTGATTATCGTGACTCTTTAAACCAGAAATCTTACGTTCTTTGAGGTTGACACGGCGGGAGATGTTGGAAGCATATCCATCGGGCACTTTTATGTCTCGCAAAACTTGCAAGAAACCATCTTTCTCCAATGCAGTCATATGAAAACACGCAGGCGGTATCATATACTTATCATCACCTTTTCGCTGTAGGTGGAGTTCTCTCCTTATTCCCATTTCCGCCAAGTCAAGGCGTGCCTTGTAATTGTCCTTTGTCCAGTCCTTCACGTTTAGCAAAATGCCAAGTATATTGTCCATCACATTCTTCTCTATATGCATCACATCAAGATTGTGTCGCAACTTGTGATCCTTCCAATAAGGCaatgtgaaaaaaatacttCTCTTCTTCCAAACACACTGGTTTGCCtcacctctctttcttttgttgtatgTTTCTCGACATTTCTTCCCAGACAACGAGTAAGTAAAGTTTTAGTGTCCACAATTATGTCTGACGCAACTAGTGGCACAGGATCCACTTACATATCAGTAAATCCATCAAATAAAGTATCCTCTTTTCGAAATTCGTGGTCACTACCCAACCATCGCCTATGTCCCATGTAACAGAATTTGCGGCCATTTTTTAGATATTTCGAGTCGGTATCTGAGGCACAACAAGGACACGCAAACTTACCCTTCGTACTCCAACCCGACACATCTGTGTATGCAGGAGAATCATGTACGGTTCACATCAATGCTGCATGCAATTGGAATACATTTTTTGAAGATGCATCGTACGCTTCTACTCCAACATCCCATAATTCCCTCAGTTCTTCTACTAAGGGTTGCAAGTACACATCGATTGCAATCCCTGGCGATTTAGGACCAGGAATAACTAATGATAGAATCAAAGATGACCGTTTCATGCACAACCAAGGCGGAAGATTGTAAGGGACTAGCATGACAGGCCAAGTGCTGTGAGTAGTACTCAGCATTCCAAAGGGGTTAAACCCATCCGCAGCTAATCCAAGTCTGACATTACGAGGCTCAGACGAGAACTGTAAATGCATAGTGTCAAACATTTTCCATGCATCCGAGTCAGCAGGATGCCGCATTACCCCGTTATCTGTACAACCATTAGCATGCCATTTCATAGAACTAGCTAGGTCGGGTGACAAAAACAGTCGCTGCAATCTTGGCTTTAAGGGGAACCATCGTAGGATCTTTGCAGCTTTCTTCTTTCCCTTACTAGATGATGCATTATTACTTGTAACAGATGCCTCATTCGGTTTCCACCTACTTTCTTTGCAACAAGGACACGCCTCGAGGTTAACATTCTCCTTCCAAAATAGCATACAATCATTGGGACAAGCATGGATCTTCTCATAACCCAAACTCAAATCTCGAACTATCTTCTTAGCCTCATAATGGTCCTTTGGCAACTTAGCGTCAGAAGGGAGCATATCCATCAAGAGTTGAAGCAACATAGTAAATGACTTGTTCGTCCAACCACAAAGAGTCTTCAACTGGAACAACACAACGATGGCTGAGAATATGCTAAATTTTGTACACCTAGCATATAAAGGTTTGTCTACATCATCTATCATTTTGTAAAACTTTTGTGCACCATCATTTGGACCTTCAGCCGGTTGTTGCACAGTTTCACCTTCATCCATTAGTTCAGGTGGCATTCCATGCGTGGGGCACAAATCATGCAACATCCCACGAAAGTCATCGTATTGTTCTAGGGACTCTTGGACATGACTACTCTCACATTCAATGGCAATTGGCGCAGCCGTCGATTCCCCATGCCATTTCCAAAGTGTGTAATTTTGAAGCATCTCCTTACTCCAGAGATGTTCACGTGCCACCCTTGGCAGTACCAAATTCATATTCACACATTTGGTACAAGGACAAAAGATTTTCCCATCGCTTGCATGTTTTGATGCAAATTCCACAAATTTAAGTACACCTTCAATATATTCCATTGAACCCCTCTGCTTCTTCATCCAACTTTTATCCATTGCTATACAAAAACAATATCTGACCTACAACAACATTTGGTAATGCATAGCCAGTAAACCGTCAAATTAGATTCATAGGTGATCTGAGACCTATAGGTGATTTGTAAAGAACAAACATACCCAACTATGCATAGATTTTCATAGAACATACATATATCACTACATCTTCTCATAACCTATACTTTCAATTTTCTAAATAGTAACACTAAATGAAGCATAACTTAATGTGATATGTTTCGAATATTTTAAGCATAATTGTTGGAATAAGATATTAACAAATCACATATGCATGtaattgtaataattataacCTCCAGAATACCAACATAAGTATTTCAAACAAAGAAGTTGTCTCCTACATGTGATAATCTAAACTAAAATCATTTTCCTGTTTGTATGTTTCTTAATATGTGCCGAAGAACCCCTGTGGATTCAATAGTGGTGATTGAACCTAAAAttgttcattattattatactaTTTCCACTTGCATCTGTAAATATGACATTTACACAAATATTAATAACTGTTATTATGGAAAGAGGAATAAAGCATTTACTGACATATATAGGAAATATGaagtgttttcattttcataaaTTACAAACAGGTTGTTAAGAAGGTTGTGCATtcctcacaagtcacaacataCATGTAGCAATAACGCAAATGTAATAACTATTTTCATTAAGAGTAatgtatcataatttttttgttatgcctattaaattatacaacaaaattaAGATTTTGTGTTGTGAATCttccaaatttataaattaaatagaaaagTTGACTGTGTTGGGTGATTTAAAGTTTCTTAAAACCTCACTTATTGTAACTATAGTCGTATTTTTAACATACAAACAAAAGAGTCAAAATGAATGCAGCTATGATCATGTGAAACTTATAACTTATTACAAAGGGTACCTATAGCTACGTTTTTAAAAACACTGGTATATGTGGTGGGTTTTAGCTACATTTATAAGAAACGCTACTATAGGGCAAGTATAGCTAGATTaggtaataaattttaattgtaatcAAATATTACACCGAGGTGCATTTCCCACAAGGCAAGTAATGAAAAGAAGGCTACCTTATGTTTGATTCAGCAAGCTGTGGAAGATGAAGAATCACAGATGGCTCAGTGTCTTCCTACCTGAAACCCCCATTACGAAGCAAAAATAAAGCTCACGAATGCTTAAAATTGTAGAAGATTGGACCACATGTACACAATGTAGTACAATCATGTACACATGTAAGATGTATAAGAAAGCAATTTGTTACATTACACACCAAGTATGAGtacttttattttagttggTAAGAAAAATCTGCAACTACATATTATGTCATCGCTGACCTCAACAAGATTcattaattgttatttaattgGAACTCATTTTCAGGGAACCCATTTTGGGTTAATGACAAAGTAGAATAGAAAAAAGGTTATCTTGCTTACTGAATTGATTTTCTATAGAATTGTAATAGAGCACATATACTAAATGCTATGTATAGTGATATTCAATTTCCAAAATAAGTGAACCTGTTGCCCACTTCTTTGAGGTTTGAAGACTTGGTCTAAGTGAATTGTTACGAACAAATCGATATGATTTGTTGATTCTATATTAGCAGGAAAGAACCTAATGCATCCATGTAATTAGGTATTACTTGTTAGGAGTTGATTGTCACATTTTGTTATGGAGTTTAAAGttgatttaatttatgaaaaacgTTAGTCAAGAAGGAAGTTGTATGAAGGGctgaaattaatttaatttatgaaattttatttcatttatgaaATAAGTTAATCAAAAGAGAAGATGTATGAAGTGATAGCATCTATATTTAGGTACTTCCTAGCTTATTCAGTTCAGAGGAAGTTGAAGttgcatacacacacacacacacacacacacacactcaggCGTCTCTTCATGCAATATGAAGAGCGAGATATTCACCCATTCAAATATAGTACCACTTCCCTTTTCCAATACAATATTGCACGTTGGATATGTCCCAACTGTGTTtgttttacaaatatattttaaaaatttgtatgaTACGGCTACATATGTCTCAGATACGGCCCGTATGATACAAatcttaatttatataattaaaagaaaaaaacaattaaaaacgAAGACTTACAAAGATGCAAGTACGcatcaaattaagaaagatAGTAAACAGAACAAAGGAGAGGCGTGGGAATTGGGCGGGTACCAAGacaaaatgatagaaaatgaaGGTGAATGGCTTTTGAGAGGCATCTGGATTTTCTTGCACAGTGACCGGAAGTTTTAGTGAACTTCGTGCCTCTGCCTATAATTTCAAATCTTTGAGAACATCATGACCTGTGAAAGATATGTAAGGAACATGTTAATTAATAGATACAAAATTCTGTTACTTCATAGAAACAATTAATCATCACTGTATAATAAATTGGGGAGGGTGTTGAAAGTGAAATTCATGTATAGACATATTGTGTCACATAAACCGTTAAGTATATATCTTGACTACATAAGGAATAACAATGCAAAACAGCAAATAGGAAATTTCACTTTCAACACCCTCCCCAATTTGTTATACACTGatgataataattataatatccaacaaaaaaaataatcacaataataataataataataccctTTATTAAAATCTTAgtacattatattttctttgaatatataatttcatatgcAAAAACAACCATAATAAGTGTCTAATATCTATTGACAACTAAGTAATGCCACAAATACAATAgtattcataataaatttcacaatggCTGAgctaacaaaatatatataatatactatATAATTAGAATTCTATTCTATAGGTTTGTGTTTGCGCCAAGTGGACacactattttttaaatttttttttttttttcagttttcctcTTTATATATAATGCAGCACACTATAAGTCTTTGAATTAACTAACAACTCTACgtaaaaatctattttagaaattcaaaaagttttaaaaatactGCTCCTATAAACATTAAACTACCAAGAAATTCtagaaattcaaaagaaatttagtttatattatttttataacccatgaagatttttttaacaataactCAAATGGTCATTACTTTTCAGTAATCATAGTTatataaatttccaaaaattatatagaACTTATTCCAAATCGTGACTTGAAGTcactattattttttgggtataagTAAAACTGTGTACATCTTCAGAAAAAATCCATATAGAAATTAAAggagttttgagttttctttgtCATAAAAGTGAAGCATTAATACATATCAAGAGTTAAGCATTAATTGACTACTCTCCTTTATTTGGAAAACCAAGGTTTTTAAATCCCCATATCCTTTTATAAGATGAACCTACAATAGTGATGCCGGGGAAAAGAGGAAGGAGATTTAAGGTCAGTGCTAACAAGTGGGTGCCTTTGCCAGGGTGGGACCGGTGGGTTGACTGTTAACACAGGTGTGTAAGAATTAGTAGTCATATTTGTTCTTTGAGTGGTGGTACTTTTGTGATTTTATCACCtaattaagggaaaaaagacTTACTTCGTGATAATTTTGTAAGTGAAATAAAAGGAATTTATTGACAAAATAAGGGACTAAATTGTCTAAAGTGAAAAGTTATTAGGAATTAATTTAGCAACCAAAGTAAAAATGAATGCCATAATTAAATTGTCACGTACACAGAGCTTTGAGCACTTAAACTTTTACTAAATGAATTGAAACTAGATCTGCTGTACGATTCAGCCCCAAACAAATCAAGAGATGAATtgtttataaagaaaagaaccTATTTCTTTATCTGatcttcaaagttcaaagacTTGTCCGTGCGTGAGGTTGGAGATCATATCATAGTGTAAGCCCCACCGAGATTTGCTTGTTCATCATATCATTCCAAACAAACTTTTCAATGAAGAGTACTAGTGTGAAAATATGCCTGCAATGCAAATCAtgcaaaagtaaaatatatatatatatgtaaaaaacaACGTAAAGTGCAAAAAGGTTCGGAGCACAGCTGCTACTACACTACTCCTAAAAAGGTCTTCCTCTCATctagaaaacaaataaagaatgTCTATCTTTGAAGATAAAGCTAAAGAGTTTCAACGAAAAGCAATAAGCTAAATAAAGTCTAACTTAACGAAGCCAGGGAAAGATAAATCTAGAACCCATTAGAAATTTGAGACATTctcagaaaaaaattttatttcaatctaCTGAAAACAAgtctaaaaaaaatacatattttttaagagtcctttagtattttttaccatcttctttgaaaagtgaaaaattcaactTGCACGTGTtctcactacaaaaaaacagGTCTGATGCAAACAAGCTTGGACAAGGGAGATTTGGAGCTGTTTGTAAAGGCTATTCGTTCAAGCATTCTCTACGGAGAACTCTCTCCTTCTCCATTCCgaaatttctaaaaatcaagtgAAAACCTATTGTTACCCAACtacctaaataaaaatcaattcaaCCAAAGTGAATAGCATATAGAAAAACTGACCGGTCGTAGTTCTCTTAATGTTGTCTCCTTGTCATCACTATATCGCAAGGTTTATTACTTTGCTTTCCGTATCTATGGATCGCAACCAgtgttaaaaaattgaaaaggaattGAAAAGAAAGTCATTGATAATTAAAATCTGATTTCCTTAGCTGTATTTTTTGAATATAGCACTTCAAAGTTATACCCCAAATCTGATAAGCCAAATTATCTGCACAAGGAGGTAAATTGCAACTTTAGTGTTGTTTTAAATATTACATTAtttgaatatataaattaaGCAAATGAAGGTAAAGGCTTTCAAGCATCGAGATCAAAATTTCAGAGTATAAAATCGAAATTGACTGCAAGTCTGCAATcgatttctatttctatttctatgcTCGTCTTGTCGCATTCTTCAACAGGAATGCACTTCTGAAATTGTCACTTCAATTGTAACCTTTGTGGCCCCTATATTATGTTTGATTTGATAATGTGAATTACGAATTATACATATCTTCCTATACTTCAGATAAACACATTAATACAGATATTAGGAGCCTAAATGAAACaaagattttttaaaagtaaattcaTCCTACCGAGACAATAGAAACTTTAATATCATTTTGTTATAAGTATAATTAATCACAGTAAGTTTATGTATTAAAAAAGTGAAGTATAGAACACAACACAAAGGTTTTGTGTTTATATGATtcagttttgtattttttaaccaAATGTGGTTCAGCTTTAAATCTATTTCCATGAGCAATAACAATATATAAGTTTCACCAAGCAAAATAGAGAATTGTAAGAATGCAGACAACAATtttttcagaaagaaaaaatcagaactctctctcataaaaaaacaTGACAAAagaatttggttttaaattatttgCAGCAACTTAAACTCTCTctataaaatagagaataatGCTAAGAACACCTATCTTTCCACGTCCGCGTTTACACTTTACTTACTTGTTAACTCCtgattgaattttaatattttcacgTAAATTCCtaacattattttaaaatgaacacGCGTCAGATATATAGAAACCCGCAAACAAAGTGAGCATAGTTGACTTGTATTCGGGAATATTGTCTAATCTAAGTACGAATTTGAGTCAATACAAGCcatattttgtttgtgtttccAAACCTACTTTCTAATGTGTGTAATTTATTGTGACGTGGAGAATGGAATACCTTGCATCAAgtaataaggaaaaaaagaaaaaaattcctgcaagaggaaaaaaaaagttgaaggcTGATCTTTTGCATGTATTTGatcaaatattttcattttttattaaataaaagtaTGCGAATTCCATTGACTAGACCATTATTTTAAAGCACAtgcatttaacaaaaatttataattctatCAATGATCATCACCATTCTTTTCATCTGGCCTctaatcaaaagaaaagcaaaaaaaacctTTGCTACTATGAATATGTAAAATCTGACACAAAAAAAGCTTAATTGACATGAGTCCTCAATGCAGAAATGACTTTTCAATTCTCCATCTCCTAAAGTTTAGACAATTATGTATAGCACGCTTGAAGAGGGAATTAAGAATATTTTTCCAAAAGGGATTCAAGTCATTGATCAGAAGAAGGTGGGACTCTTGGACCTTGTAATTGTATCTACACTTGGCTCCTATAAGGCACTGGAAGAATTCCTTGGTTTGAAGCTTATAGACCTACAGAAGACCCCCCTTCTATTTGCTTGGCTGTCAGCACTAGTTGAGTTACCTGTGGTGAAGGAGGcactcctcctcctcctccctcaTGAAAAGGTGGTGGGGTTTCTCAAATATATGAGAGAGACGGCTCTCAAATCTACTTCAGCTTGACCCTGTGGGCTGTAGTGAAATAAGTGGCAGCAAAGAAGCTGGATGGGTTGTTGGGTTTCACTGACCACTCTTCTATttccagtattttttttttttttttttggtactctttcttccttttaatTAAATTGGCTGTTCTAAGGCATATAGCTACTTATGTCTTATATATTTAGTTCCAATATCATAAAACTTTGCTATCAAATTTACATTCTCgtgataattaatatataactCTACTGAGTATATACTACCAATGGAAAAGTT
Above is a genomic segment from Quercus lobata isolate SW786 unplaced genomic scaffold, ValleyOak3.0 Primary Assembly Scq3eQI_206, whole genome shotgun sequence containing:
- the LOC115973364 gene encoding uncharacterized protein LOC115973364, which produces MDKSWMKKQRGSMEYIEGVLKFVEFASKHASDGKIFCPCTKCVNMNLVLPRVAREHLWSKEMLQNYTLWKWHGESTAAPIAIECESSHVQESLEQYDDFRGMLHDLCPTHGMPPELMDEGETVQQPAEGPNDGAQKFYKMIDDVDKPLYARCTKFSIFSAIVVLFQLKTLCGWTNKSFTMLLQLLMDMLPSDAKLPKDHYEAKKIVRDLSLGYEKIHACPNDCMLFWKENVNLEACPCCKESRWKPNEASVTSNNASSSKGKKKAAKILRWFPLKPRLQRLFLSPDLASSMKWHANGCTDNGVMRHPADSDAWKMFDTMHLQFSSEPRNVRLGLAADGFNPFGMLSTTHSTWPVMLVPYNLPPWLCMKRSSLILSLVIPGPKSPGIAIDVYLQPLVEELRELWDVGVEAYDASSKNVFQLHAALM